In Megalobrama amblycephala isolate DHTTF-2021 linkage group LG10, ASM1881202v1, whole genome shotgun sequence, one DNA window encodes the following:
- the LOC125276402 gene encoding uncharacterized protein LOC125276402 isoform X1 — protein MFNSDSSFHLKPLSVYSHMVCSRHEKSPLYNIKVHITNNESRGQKRRLDSCVDEICETPRKKPCITRSCSQDLGYYSSDFPSGVQGSTPLQPLLISKDVTPPRSKVNQSLTPAVSTPLYKSTPLRMDRDRESLPSPIPVLKWDREVSSAEIKCGSLNVDACVPSVGSPGAGKGEVRGVSHNLIPIHESKSQSAPPEPAVPLEEEGVVSVSQQAEPEVTDRHGESTGESFESTLPLQVQVKSKVVFPDNTKTVCKPAVSCSEEEWERNKRTYVDSVTRHMKEQSGAANGVITELHSLMNSVANQKTGRNDPHWQHPSDLTRRNFRQSRLKGPSASLDEWQKRNLPAYRRFVNVPDIFHRSPVL, from the exons aTGTTTAATTCAGATTCCTCGTTCCACCTGAAGCCTCTGTCCGTGTACTCTCACATGGTGTGCAGCAGGCATGAGAAAAGCCCTCTGTATAATATCAAAGTTCATATCACCAATAATGAGTCGAGAGGACAGAAGAGGCGGCTGGACTCGTGTGTGGACGAGATCTGCGAGACCCCCCGGAAAAAACCCTGCATCACCAGATCATGTTCGCAGGACCTTGGATATTACTCCTCGGACTTCCCGTCCGGAGTTCAGGGATCCACACCTCTGCAGCCATTACTAATATCAAAAGACGTCACACCGCCTCGGTCAAAGGTCAATCAATCGCTGACCCCGGCCGTGTCCACCCCTCTGTACAAAAGTACACCGCTCCGGATGGATCGAGACCGGGAGAGTCTTCCCTCCCCGATCCCGGTTCTGAAATGGGACAGAGAGGTTTCGTCTGCGGAGATAAAGTGTGGGTCCCTGAACGTCGACGCTTGTGTTCCTTCAGTCGGCTCTCCGGGAGCTGGGAAGGGTGAGGTCAGGGGCGTCTCGCACAATCTCATCCCAATACACGAATCAAAGTCTCAGAGCGCCCCCCCGGAACCAGCTGTCCCGTTGGAAGAGGAAGGAGTTGTGTCGGTCAGTCAGCAGGCAGAACCTGAAGTGACCGACAGACACGGAGAGAGCACCGGCGAGAGTTTCGAGAGCACGCTGCCTCTTCAGGTCCAG GTGAAATCTAAAGTGGTGTTTCCAGACAACACGAAGACGGTCTGCAAACCGGCGGTGTCGTGTAGTGAAGAGGAGTGGGAGAGGAACAAGAGGACGTACGTGGACTCGGTGACGAGACACATGAAGGAGCAGAGCGGAGCAGCAAACG GTGTGATCACTGAGCTCCATTCTCTGATGAACTCCGTCGCCAATCAGAAAACTGGAAGGAACGACCCACACTGGCAACACCCTTCAGATCTCACGCGCAG GAATTTCCGTCAGTCGCGTCTCAAAGGTCCATCAGCGTCCCTCGACGAGTGGCAGAAACGAAACCTTCCTGCCTACCGGCGCTTTGTTAACGTGCCGGACATTTTCCACAGAAGCCCAGTgctgtga
- the LOC125276402 gene encoding uncharacterized protein LOC125276402 isoform X2 encodes MFNSDSSFHLKPLSVYSHMVCSRHEKSPLYNIKVHITNNESRGQKRRLDSCVDEICETPRKKPCITRSCSQDLGYYSSDFPSGVQGSTPLQPLLISKDVTPPRSKVNQSLTPAVSTPLYKSTPLRMDRDRESLPSPIPVLKWDREVSSAEIKCGSLNVDACVPSVGSPGAGKGEVRGVSHNLIPIHESKSQSAPPEPAVPLEEEGVVSVSQQAEPEVTDRHGESTGESFESTLPLQVKSKVVFPDNTKTVCKPAVSCSEEEWERNKRTYVDSVTRHMKEQSGAANGVITELHSLMNSVANQKTGRNDPHWQHPSDLTRRNFRQSRLKGPSASLDEWQKRNLPAYRRFVNVPDIFHRSPVL; translated from the exons aTGTTTAATTCAGATTCCTCGTTCCACCTGAAGCCTCTGTCCGTGTACTCTCACATGGTGTGCAGCAGGCATGAGAAAAGCCCTCTGTATAATATCAAAGTTCATATCACCAATAATGAGTCGAGAGGACAGAAGAGGCGGCTGGACTCGTGTGTGGACGAGATCTGCGAGACCCCCCGGAAAAAACCCTGCATCACCAGATCATGTTCGCAGGACCTTGGATATTACTCCTCGGACTTCCCGTCCGGAGTTCAGGGATCCACACCTCTGCAGCCATTACTAATATCAAAAGACGTCACACCGCCTCGGTCAAAGGTCAATCAATCGCTGACCCCGGCCGTGTCCACCCCTCTGTACAAAAGTACACCGCTCCGGATGGATCGAGACCGGGAGAGTCTTCCCTCCCCGATCCCGGTTCTGAAATGGGACAGAGAGGTTTCGTCTGCGGAGATAAAGTGTGGGTCCCTGAACGTCGACGCTTGTGTTCCTTCAGTCGGCTCTCCGGGAGCTGGGAAGGGTGAGGTCAGGGGCGTCTCGCACAATCTCATCCCAATACACGAATCAAAGTCTCAGAGCGCCCCCCCGGAACCAGCTGTCCCGTTGGAAGAGGAAGGAGTTGTGTCGGTCAGTCAGCAGGCAGAACCTGAAGTGACCGACAGACACGGAGAGAGCACCGGCGAGAGTTTCGAGAGCACGCTGCCTCTTCAG GTGAAATCTAAAGTGGTGTTTCCAGACAACACGAAGACGGTCTGCAAACCGGCGGTGTCGTGTAGTGAAGAGGAGTGGGAGAGGAACAAGAGGACGTACGTGGACTCGGTGACGAGACACATGAAGGAGCAGAGCGGAGCAGCAAACG GTGTGATCACTGAGCTCCATTCTCTGATGAACTCCGTCGCCAATCAGAAAACTGGAAGGAACGACCCACACTGGCAACACCCTTCAGATCTCACGCGCAG GAATTTCCGTCAGTCGCGTCTCAAAGGTCCATCAGCGTCCCTCGACGAGTGGCAGAAACGAAACCTTCCTGCCTACCGGCGCTTTGTTAACGTGCCGGACATTTTCCACAGAAGCCCAGTgctgtga
- the LOC125276404 gene encoding uncharacterized protein LOC125276404: MAVRVIVFLTLIGLCVADSKGNLALGGTAVQSSTFDGLTAAQNAVDGNRNPNYISRSCSHTKADRDPWWRVDLLKVHKITRVSITNRGDCCPQRLNGAQIRIGNSLENNGNNNQLAASVESIPPGDTQTFEFNTIKGRFVNIFIPGRSEYLTLCEVEVFAENYTPLPAYTCVLHQGNLALGARAVQSSTYQNAVAKNAVDGNMNSIFNRGSCSATNGDMDPWWRVDLLKVHKITRVSITNRGDCCPQRLNGAQIRIGNSLENNGNNNQLAASVESIPPGDTQTFEFNPIKGRFVNIFIPGRNEYLTLCEVEVFAG; this comes from the exons ATGGCCGTCCGTGTGATTGTGTTTCTGACACTTATTGGGCTGTGCGTCGCTGACTCCAAAG GGAATCTTGCTCTTGGAGGAACAGCTGTCCAGTCTTCCACATTCGATGGATTAACAGCTGCTCAAAATGCTGTCGATGGCAACAGGAATCCAAATTACATTAGTAGATCATGCAGTCATACTAAAGCGGACAGGGACCCCTGGTGGAGAGTTGACTTATTGAAAGTCCACAAGATAACCAGGGTTAGCATCACTAATCGTGGAGATTGTTGTCCACAGAGACTAAATGGTGCTCAGATCCGTATCGGTAACAGCCTGGAAAATAATGGCAACAATAATCAGCT GGCTGCGAGTGTTGAGTCCATCCCACCTGGAGACACACAAACATTTGAGTTTAACACTATTAAGGGGCGATTTGTCAACATTTTTATACCTGGGCGCAGTGAATATCTCACTCTGTGTGAAGTTGAGGTGTTTGCAG aaaACTACACACCTTTACCAGCGTACACTTGTGTTCTACATCAAG GGAATCTTGCTCTTGGAGCCAGAGCTGTTCAGTCTTCCACATACCAGAATGCAGTTGCTAAGAATGCTGTGGATGGCAACATGAATTCCATTTTCAATCGTGGGTCATGCAGTGCAACTAATGGGGACATGGACCCCTGGTGGAGAGTTGACTTATTGAAAGTCCACAAGATAACCAGGGTTAGCATCACTAATCGTGGAGATTGTTGTCCACAGAGACTAAATGGTGCTCAGATCCGTATCGGCAACAGCCTGGAAAATAATGGCAACAATAATCAGCT GGCTGCGAGTGTTGAGTCCATCCCACCTGGGGACACACAAACATTTGAGTTTAACCCTATTAAGGGGCGATTTGTCAACATTTTTATACCTGGGCGCAATGAATATCTCACTCTGTGTGAAGTTGAGGTGTTTGCAG